The region GAAAATTTATCCGTATCATTTCTCTCTATATAAATTAACTGTTGACTGAATCCGCCTAGAGGAAGGATCATCCTCCCCCCTATTTTTAGCTGTTCCATTAAAATTTTTGGAATTTCCACAGGGGCCGCCGATACTATTATCGCATCATAGGGAGCCTTTTTTTCATACCCTTCAAACCCGTTTTTTTTCAACACCTCTATATTTTTATAGCCTAACTGCTTGAGTTTTTTCTTGGATTCCGAATAAAGATGAGAATCCACCTCCAAGGTAATAACCTGTTTTGCAATTTTAGAGATGAGTGCCGCTTCATATCCCGATCCGGTTCCCACCTCTAAAACTATATCGTCTTTTTCTATCTTTAATTTTTCCATCATATAAGCTACAATATACGGCTGGGAAATTGTCTGTCCGGATCCAATGGGCAGAGGATAATCATTGTAGGCAAATTCTATTTCTTCTTCCCTGACAAAAAGATGCCTTTCAACCTCTAAAAATGCAGCTATTACCCTGGGATCCTTTATCCCGC is a window of Psychrilyobacter piezotolerans DNA encoding:
- a CDS encoding protein-L-isoaspartate(D-aspartate) O-methyltransferase, whose protein sequence is MFEKIRKAMVENQLSYRGIKDPRVIAAFLEVERHLFVREEEIEFAYNDYPLPIGSGQTISQPYIVAYMMEKLKIEKDDIVLEVGTGSGYEAALISKIAKQVITLEVDSHLYSESKKKLKQLGYKNIEVLKKNGFEGYEKKAPYDAIIVSAAPVEIPKILMEQLKIGGRMILPLGGFSQQLIYIERNDTDKFSVTGLIYVRFVPMIK